GTACGCCGCTGCCCGCCCCGGCGGCGAGGACGAGGCCGCCCGCGTACAGCGGAGCCCGCGCCGACCCCGGCCCGGGCTCCGCCTGCGCCGGGACCGTCCACCCGAGGGCGCCGTTGGAGGGGTCCAACCGGGCGGCCGCCAGCCCCCGCCCCGAGCAGTACAGCGCCGCGCTCCCCCAGGAGCAGGCCCCGCTGCCCTTCCCGGCGGAGGGGCCCGCCAGGGGCACCGACCAGGGCGCGAAGTGCTTCGTCGCACCCGCCTGCGCCGCCGTGGAGGCCGTCGGCCCGGGGGAGTCGTCGCCCGTCGCGGAGCCGAGGTAGCCGCCGACGGCGCCGCCCGCGAGCAGCACCACCAGCCCCGCCGCCCACGCCGTGCGGACCCGCCCGCGCACCGGGCGCCCCGCCGCCCCGCCGGCCGCCGGGCTCGCCGCGTCCTCGCCGCCGGTGCCGATGCGCTCCCGCCGGTGCGTGTCGACTTCCGCCGGGGCGGGCCGCCGCGGTTGCGGGGTGAACACCTGCGTGTCCTCGCCGGTGGGGTAGGCCAGCGCCCGCATCTGGGCGATCAGCGCGTCGGCGGTCGGCCGCCGGGCCGGGTCCTTCGCCAGGCAGCGGGCGACCAGCGGGACGAGCGGCTCCGGGAGCCCCGTCAGATCGGGCTCGCCGTGCACCACCTGGTACGCGACGAGGTAGTGGCTGTCGGAGTCGAACGGGCCGCGCCCGGTCGCCGCGTGCACCAGTACCGCGCCCAGCGCGAACACGTCGGCGGCCGTCCCGACCTCGCGCGGCGACTGGAACTGCTCCGGCGCCATGAACGGAGGGGTCCCGATCAGCTTGCCCGTCTCGGTCCGCAGGTCGCTGTCGGCGGGCCGCGAGATCCCGAAGTCGATGACCCGCACCCCGTCGGGCGCCATCAGCACGTTGCTGGGTTTGAGGTCCCGGTGCACCACCCCGGCCCGGTGGATGTCCCGCAGCGCCTCCGCCAGGCCGGCGGCCAGCCGGGTCAGCTCACCGGGGTCCAGAACCCGTTCCCGTACCCGCTCGGAGAGCGTCGGCGCGTCGATGAACAGCGTGGCCATCCAGGGCCGTTCGGCGTCGGGGTCCGCGTCCACCACCGGCGCGGTGAACGCCCCGCTCACCCGGCGCGCGGCCGCGACCTCCTGCCGGAAGCGCGCCCGGAACTCCGGGTCCACCGCGTGCTGCGCGTGCACCACCTTGACGGCGAGTTTCAGCCCCGAGCTGGAAGCGGCCAGGTGGACGACGCCCATACCGCCGGAGCCGAGCACGGATTCCAGCCGGTAGTGCCCGGCGTACTCGGGAAAGCCCGCGCCGTCCGTGCGCCGACCATGCACCACTCACCACCCCCGCCGGAGCCTAGTCGATGGCACGTGCGACCATCCAAGGGCTTGCCGCCCTGCGTGAGTTGCGCCGGGCAACGCCCACGGGGGGAGTTTTCCGCATGACTGTCGAGAACGATTCGAGCCAGGTCCAGGCCGAGGCCCAGAGCCTGTCCGGCTCCGGATTCCCGACGTTCCCGGTCGCTCCGGGATACCAGGTGAACGTCCGCACCGGCCCGGGTACCGGCTACTCGATCTCCCGGGTCCTGCCGCTCGGCGCGTACGTCTCCATCCACTGCCAGTGCGACGGCACCACGGTCTCCGGCCCCTACGGCACCACCGGCATCTGGGACTGCGTCGGCAACGGCGAGTTCGTGTCGGACGCGTACGTGAAGACGGGCAGCGACGGGTACGTGGCCACCCGCTGCGGCTGACCGGCTGCCGCCCGCCCCACCGTTCTGCCAGATGAGACGCACCCCGACGGGTGCGTCCCGGGCTGGAATAATCGCCGGTGTGAGCGACGACCAGCGAGACCAGACCCCCGCCGACCCGGCCCCCGCGGCGCCGGCCCCGGCAGCCGGCCCGCGCCCCGAGCCCCTGCGGTTCTTCGGCACCACCTGGGTCGACCACGACGGCGGCTACGCCCTGCGCCGCGCCGGGGTCGCCGCCGGGTCCCTGGTCTCGGCCTTCGCCGCCGCGTACCTGCTGCGCTTCGCCTACGAGGGGCTGGAGATCGGCGACGTCGGCCCGTTCCTCAGCATCTCCGTCGTCGTGCTGTTCGCGATCGCCAGCGCCATCGCCTTCGTCAAGACGTGGGAGTCGTTCGGCCGCCGCCCCCGGCCGTCCTCGGACGAGGCCGCCCTCAAGGGGCTCAAAGCGATCGGTTTCATCGGCTCCCTCATCGCGTACTTCCTGCGCAGCCTGACCGAGGCCCCGGGCGAGAAGCTGCACCGCGCCGAGTACGAGCAGGCCCGCGCCGAGTTCGCCCGCCGGCGCAGCACCCGTACGGGCAACCCGTCCGCGCGCCGCCCCAAGCGCAAGAAGTAACGGGGCAGTCCCCCTCCTCCCGCCCGGCCTGTTGACGCCCGGGCACCGCCAGGAGCATTATTCATCACGTGATGAATAAATCGCCCGACGGCACCGACGGGGCTGCGGCCCCCGCCGTCCACGCCCGCGCACTCACCGTCCGCCGAGGCACCGGCCGCCACCCGCGCACCGTCCTCGACGACCTCGCCTTCGACGTCCCCCGCGGCCGCATCACCGGCCTCCTCGGCCCCTCCGGCTGCGGCAAATCAACCCTCATGCGCTCCGTCGTCGGCACGCAGGCCCACGTCACCGGCACCCTCGACGTCCTCGGCCGCCCCTCCGGCCACCCCGAGCTGCGTTCCCGCATCGGCTACGTCACCCAGGCGCCCTCCGTCTACGACGACCTCACCGTCCGGCAGAACCTCGACTACTTCGCGGCCGTCCTCACCCCGGGCCGCGCCGCCGCCGAACGCCGGCGCGCCGACGTCACCCGCGCCCTCACCGACGTCGACCTCACCACCCACGCCACCGCCCTCGCCGGCAACCTCTCCGGAGGCCAGCGCAGCCGCGTCTCCCTCGCCGTCGCCCTGCTCGGCGCCCCCGAACTGCTCGTCCTCGACGAACCCACCGTCGGCCTCGACCCCGTCCTGCGCCGCGACCTGTGGAACCTCTTCCACGAACTCACCGCCGCCCGCGGCACCACGCTCCTCGTCTCCTCCCACGTCATGGACGAGGCCGAGCGCTGCCACGACCTGCTCCTCATGCGCGAAGGCCGCATCCTCGCCCAGGACACCCCCGACGCGCTCCGCACCCGCACCCACTGCGCCACCGTCGAAGAAGCCTTCCTGCGCCTCGTCGACGAGGCCGACGCCCGAGCCCGGGAGCAGACCCGATGAACGCATCCCGCACCACCGCCACCGCCGGCCGCGTCCTGCGCCAGCTCGGCCACGACCCGCGCTCGATCGCGCTGATGCTGCTGGTCCCCGTACTGATGCTGACGCTGCTCCGCTTCGTCTACGACGGGAACCCGCACACCTTCGACAGCATCGGCGCGTCCCTCCTCGGGATCTTCCCCCTCATCACCATGTTCCTGGTGACCTCCATCGCCACCCTGCGGGAGCGCACCTCCGGCACCCTGGAGCGCCTCCTGGCCATGCCGCTCGGCAAGGGCGACCTCATCGCCGGCTACGCCCTCGCCTTCGGCGCCGTCGCCGTCGTCCAGTCCCTCCTCGCCACCGGCCTCGCCCTGTGGGTCCTCGGCCTGGACGTCCTCGGCTCCCCCTGGCTGCTCCTGCTCGTGGCGCTGCTCGACGCCCTCCTCGGCACCGCCCTCGGCCTGTTCGTCTCCGCCTTCGCCGCCTCCGAGTTCCAGGCCGTCCAGTTCATGCCGGCGGTGATCTTCCCCCAGCTCCTGCTCTGCGGCCTCCTGACGCCCCGCGCCACCATGCAGCCGGTCCTCGAAGCCCTCTCCGACGTGCTGCCGATGTCCTACGCCGTCGACGGCATGACCCAGGTCCTCGGCCACACCGACATGACCGCCGCCTTCGTCCGGGACGCCGTCATCGTCGCGGCCTGCGCCCTGCTCGTCCTCGCCCTCGGCGCGGCCACCCTGCGCCGCCGCACCCCGTAGCCCCGCGCCGACCGCCCGCCGACCGCACTGCGGACACCGGGGCCCCGGGCGCCGCCCGGATGCAAGGATGAAGACATGACCCAGACAGTCGCCGTCCTCGGCACCGGAAAGATCGGCGAGGCCCTGCTCAGCGGGATGATCCGCGGCGGTTGGCCGGCCGGCAAGCTCCTCGTCACCGCCCGCCGCGCCGAACGGGCCGCGGAACTCCGCGACCGCTACGGCGTCGAGGCCGTCAGCAACGCCGAGGCCGCGAAGCGGGCCGACACCCTCATCCTCACCGTCAAGCCGCAGGACATGGGCAAGCTCCTGGAAGAGCTCGCCCCGCACGTCCCCGCCGACCGCCTGGTCATCAGCGGCGCCGCCGGTGTCCCCACGGCCTTCTTCGAGGAACGCCTCGCCCCCGGCACCCCCGTCGTCCGCGTCATGACGAACACCCCCGCCCTCGTGGACGAGGCCATGTCCGTCATCTCGGCCGGCAGCCACGCCACCGCCGCACACCTCGCCCACACCGAGGAGATCTTCGGCGGCGTCGGCAAGACCCTGCGCGTCCCCGAATCCCAGCAGGACGCCGCGACCGCCCTCTCCGGCTCCGGCCCCGCCTACTTCTACTTCCTGGTCGAGGCCATGACGGACGCCGGCATCCTCCTCGGCCTGCCCCGCGCCCAGGCCCACGATCTGATCGTCCAGGCCGCCATCGGCGCCGCAGTGATGCTCCGCGACAGCGGCGAACACCCGGTCAAGCTGCGCGAGGCCGTCACCTCCCCCGCCGGCACGACCATCAACGCCATCGTGGAGCTGGAGAAGCACGGCGTACGGGCGGCCCTGATCGCAGCCCTCGAAGCGGCCCGCGACCGCAGCCGCGAACTCGCCTCCGGCAACAGCTGACGCCTGCCGCGGTCCGCGCCCGTGAGCGGGCCGCGGCAGTACGCCTTTCAGGGCTCCAGCAGCCCGATGTTCCGGTACGCCCGGTCCACCACCGGCCGGGCCAGCCCCCGCGCGCGCTCCGCCCCGGCCCGCAGCACCCGCTCCACCCCACCGGGATCGGCCGCCAGCTCCGCGTGCCGCTCCTGCACCGGACGCAGCACCTCGACCACCGCCTCGGCGACGTCCCGCTTGAGCGCCCCGTACCCCGCGTACCCGTCGGCCAGCGCGGCCGGCTCCCCGCCCGTACAGGCGGACAGGATGTCGAGCAGGTTCGCCACCCCGGGGCGCGTGGCCCGGTCGTAGACGACCCCGCCGTCCCCGCTGTCGGTCACGGCCCGCATCACCTTCTTGGTGATCACCGCCGGCTCGTCGAGGAGATAGACGATGCCCGCCCCGTTCTCGTGCGACTTCCCCATCTTGGACGTCGGATCCTGCAGGTCCATGACCCGCGCGGCAACGGTGGGCAGCACCACCCGCGGGACGGTGAAGGTGTGCCCGTACCGGTGGTTGAACCGGACCGCGAGATCGCGGGCCAGCTCCACGTGCTGCCGCTGGTCCTCACCGACCGGCACCTCGGCAGCCTCGTACGCCAGGATGTCGGCGGCCATCAGCACCGGGTACGTCAGCAACGACAGCCGCACGCCGTCCCCGGCCGCCTGGGCCCGCGCCGCCTTCTCCTTGTACTGGATCATCCGGCGCAGCTCGCCGTCGGTCGCGGTGCACTCCAGCAGGTAGGCCAGCCGCGTGTGTTCGTCCACGTGGCTCTGCAGGAACAGCGTGCACTTGAGGGGGTCCAGCCCGGAGGCGAGGAACAGCGTGGCCGCCTGCCTGCTGAGCCGCCGCACTCGGGCCGGATCGTGATCGACGGTCAGCGCATGCAGGTCCACCACGCAGAACAGCGCGTCCTGCGGCTCCTGCTCGGCCGCGACCCACTGCCGCAGGGCGCCCAGGTAGTTCCCCAGCGTCAGGTGCCCGCTCGGCTTGATCCCGCTGAAGATCCTCGTCATGTCCGTCTCCCTGGATGAGTGGCCTTGTGGCCGTCTGGTCGGTGGCACCGCGTGGGGCGACCGAGCCACTCCCGGGGGGAGAAACAGAAA
This Streptomyces sp. NBC_00539 DNA region includes the following protein-coding sequences:
- a CDS encoding serine/threonine-protein kinase, which encodes MHGRRTDGAGFPEYAGHYRLESVLGSGGMGVVHLAASSSGLKLAVKVVHAQHAVDPEFRARFRQEVAAARRVSGAFTAPVVDADPDAERPWMATLFIDAPTLSERVRERVLDPGELTRLAAGLAEALRDIHRAGVVHRDLKPSNVLMAPDGVRVIDFGISRPADSDLRTETGKLIGTPPFMAPEQFQSPREVGTAADVFALGAVLVHAATGRGPFDSDSHYLVAYQVVHGEPDLTGLPEPLVPLVARCLAKDPARRPTADALIAQMRALAYPTGEDTQVFTPQPRRPAPAEVDTHRRERIGTGGEDAASPAAGGAAGRPVRGRVRTAWAAGLVVLLAGGAVGGYLGSATGDDSPGPTASTAAQAGATKHFAPWSVPLAGPSAGKGSGACSWGSAALYCSGRGLAAARLDPSNGALGWTVPAQAEPGPGSARAPLYAGGLVLAAGAGSGVLQALDPATGTRRWQRDLPGGAQVVAEAGHVLAAGSDGSATLLDAATGTPKWSRRIGGTGSVWWGGPDASGRAALYVATRQPDGRQTQVAAVDPGDGAVRWQIRTAGLLQPVATVQGSAYLLENDAQGKTDAVVRVDLATRAVRRVRLAVPLYEAQATAGPDGVVYLVGAAGGLAAVGPERELWRLETGLAVASRPAVAAGRVYLTAPDGRLLAVEASGGRLLGQTKPRMGGDQGAFAASLNAPVVADGTVYASAPDGSVFAVDAADPAGW
- a CDS encoding peptidase; the encoded protein is MTVENDSSQVQAEAQSLSGSGFPTFPVAPGYQVNVRTGPGTGYSISRVLPLGAYVSIHCQCDGTTVSGPYGTTGIWDCVGNGEFVSDAYVKTGSDGYVATRCG
- a CDS encoding ABC transporter ATP-binding protein, yielding MNKSPDGTDGAAAPAVHARALTVRRGTGRHPRTVLDDLAFDVPRGRITGLLGPSGCGKSTLMRSVVGTQAHVTGTLDVLGRPSGHPELRSRIGYVTQAPSVYDDLTVRQNLDYFAAVLTPGRAAAERRRADVTRALTDVDLTTHATALAGNLSGGQRSRVSLAVALLGAPELLVLDEPTVGLDPVLRRDLWNLFHELTAARGTTLLVSSHVMDEAERCHDLLLMREGRILAQDTPDALRTRTHCATVEEAFLRLVDEADARAREQTR
- a CDS encoding ABC transporter permease, whose product is MNASRTTATAGRVLRQLGHDPRSIALMLLVPVLMLTLLRFVYDGNPHTFDSIGASLLGIFPLITMFLVTSIATLRERTSGTLERLLAMPLGKGDLIAGYALAFGAVAVVQSLLATGLALWVLGLDVLGSPWLLLLVALLDALLGTALGLFVSAFAASEFQAVQFMPAVIFPQLLLCGLLTPRATMQPVLEALSDVLPMSYAVDGMTQVLGHTDMTAAFVRDAVIVAACALLVLALGAATLRRRTP
- the proC gene encoding pyrroline-5-carboxylate reductase, with the translated sequence MTQTVAVLGTGKIGEALLSGMIRGGWPAGKLLVTARRAERAAELRDRYGVEAVSNAEAAKRADTLILTVKPQDMGKLLEELAPHVPADRLVISGAAGVPTAFFEERLAPGTPVVRVMTNTPALVDEAMSVISAGSHATAAHLAHTEEIFGGVGKTLRVPESQQDAATALSGSGPAYFYFLVEAMTDAGILLGLPRAQAHDLIVQAAIGAAVMLRDSGEHPVKLREAVTSPAGTTINAIVELEKHGVRAALIAALEAARDRSRELASGNS
- the trpS gene encoding tryptophan--tRNA ligase, translating into MTRIFSGIKPSGHLTLGNYLGALRQWVAAEQEPQDALFCVVDLHALTVDHDPARVRRLSRQAATLFLASGLDPLKCTLFLQSHVDEHTRLAYLLECTATDGELRRMIQYKEKAARAQAAGDGVRLSLLTYPVLMAADILAYEAAEVPVGEDQRQHVELARDLAVRFNHRYGHTFTVPRVVLPTVAARVMDLQDPTSKMGKSHENGAGIVYLLDEPAVITKKVMRAVTDSGDGGVVYDRATRPGVANLLDILSACTGGEPAALADGYAGYGALKRDVAEAVVEVLRPVQERHAELAADPGGVERVLRAGAERARGLARPVVDRAYRNIGLLEP